The Nitrospira sp. KM1 genome includes a window with the following:
- a CDS encoding class I SAM-dependent methyltransferase, producing MAETLDDGGIKTGYDLWASSYDDEDPSTWLDEPFLMEQLKPFPGCRILDLGCGTGRYLRQLNSHRYRIAAIDLSRCMMARAQQDVCHREDIWWVQSSVTDLPFQPNSFDRVMSGLVLDHVASPSQFFDQVASALRRDGRAVVSGVHPDMQRLTGADIEVDTRLGAARIHGHIHEVKSLVEAAEGAGLRVEGIREPPISPAMVQRKPSWEWKLGCPALVLMALTR from the coding sequence ATGGCGGAAACTCTTGACGATGGAGGAATCAAGACCGGATATGACCTGTGGGCCTCGTCGTATGATGATGAGGATCCGTCGACCTGGCTCGATGAACCGTTTTTGATGGAGCAGTTGAAACCGTTTCCAGGCTGCCGAATTCTCGATCTCGGATGCGGCACAGGTAGGTATCTTCGACAGCTCAACTCGCATAGGTATCGCATTGCGGCCATCGATCTGTCTCGATGCATGATGGCTCGGGCACAGCAGGACGTGTGCCACCGGGAGGATATTTGGTGGGTCCAATCGTCTGTGACGGATCTCCCGTTTCAGCCCAACAGCTTCGACCGTGTGATGTCCGGACTCGTGCTCGATCATGTGGCCTCCCCAAGTCAGTTCTTCGATCAGGTGGCCTCCGCACTGAGACGAGACGGCAGGGCCGTGGTGAGCGGAGTACATCCAGATATGCAGCGTCTGACCGGCGCAGATATCGAAGTGGACACTCGCCTTGGGGCGGCTCGCATTCACGGGCACATTCACGAGGTTAAAAGTCTCGTTGAGGCGGCGGAAGGAGCGGGCTTGCGAGTCGAGGGTATTAGAGAGCCGCCGATCTCGCCCGCTATGGTGCAGAGGAAGCCGTCTTGGGAATGGAAGCTCGGCTGTCCTGCTCTGGTGCTCATGGCTCTCACGCGTTAA
- a CDS encoding S1C family serine protease, which translates to MKLGLSWAIALLLVGSFPSDVFAKELSPREIYEQDSPAVVMVMGYPDGGRRGSAGTGTIIRADGYVLTNAHVVIDEQTTKPFPRLSVFLKPARVTGDHNTDLSRMVRARVVSFSQPLDLALLKLDGVMQPLPVVQLSESEQSRIGDRVVAIGHPEQGGLWTLTTGVISAEVDNFNGVKGKNVFQTETGLNRGNSGGPLLDSEGHMVGVNTAIARIAPDGLPIASISFSLKSSVAASWMQQQGVDSPSVKVGPASPAHTHASGEPPISTRAIPRPPTGPTAKPDQSPNGQGDILQKQDVKELGPPRPYNLDRLINDRAKAEADLEEMMYEMRGRMKDR; encoded by the coding sequence GTGAAGCTTGGACTCTCGTGGGCGATCGCTCTCCTGCTCGTAGGTTCCTTTCCCAGTGACGTATTTGCCAAAGAACTCTCACCGAGAGAAATTTATGAGCAGGACTCGCCGGCTGTGGTCATGGTCATGGGCTATCCGGACGGAGGGCGAAGGGGGAGCGCCGGGACCGGAACGATCATCCGCGCCGACGGCTACGTGCTGACGAATGCGCATGTTGTGATCGACGAGCAGACAACGAAGCCTTTCCCGCGGCTGTCCGTATTTCTCAAGCCAGCACGGGTGACCGGTGACCACAACACGGATCTCTCTCGCATGGTACGCGCACGTGTCGTCTCCTTCTCCCAGCCGCTCGATCTGGCGCTGCTCAAACTCGACGGCGTCATGCAACCGCTGCCCGTTGTGCAATTGAGCGAATCAGAACAATCGCGGATCGGCGATCGTGTGGTGGCCATTGGTCATCCGGAGCAGGGCGGGCTATGGACATTGACCACCGGAGTGATCAGCGCGGAGGTCGATAATTTCAATGGAGTCAAAGGCAAGAACGTTTTCCAAACCGAGACGGGGCTCAATCGAGGGAACAGTGGCGGACCGCTGCTAGACAGCGAAGGGCACATGGTCGGAGTGAATACCGCGATCGCCCGTATCGCGCCGGACGGACTTCCAATCGCGAGCATCAGCTTTTCACTCAAATCCAGCGTGGCGGCCAGCTGGATGCAGCAACAGGGGGTCGATTCCCCGTCGGTCAAAGTTGGGCCAGCTTCCCCGGCTCACACACACGCTTCGGGTGAGCCGCCAATCTCCACGCGAGCTATACCACGGCCGCCGACCGGCCCCACAGCGAAACCGGATCAGTCTCCAAATGGTCAAGGCGACATTCTTCAGAAGCAAGACGTCAAAGAACTCGGTCCACCTCGTCCGTACAATCTGGACCGATTGATCAACGACCGCGCGAAAGCGGAAGCGGACCTGGAGGAGATGATGTATGAGATGCGCGGGCGAATGAAGGACCGGTAG